A genomic stretch from Candidatus Nitrososphaera gargensis Ga9.2 includes:
- a CDS encoding DUF790 family protein — translation MLASPLLRVAVRKGMIMPLFCTRSDELELAQSLVKEFQESCRAHERKFELYNRISAIESSHNDYKLIRGFCALLERRCVFNNAYCSARHITNNTTNNEPAPSGDGAGTTTIAIDPIDVRRMLFEESSKKGFALTDLERNSIINSISEKLHISPDDVIRVMWSDLDDNLIFEHFADIDAKTLVGWYNLSLMQTLLFNATKMEFQISGGTNWKRILRNVKRLGLMYYLENRSQRHNEGNENDIASTSSLVCSLEGPLSLFKLTDRYGTSLAKLLPSIVLAKGDVDWQIDAWILRKTMMMQGKKLYQFKISNSETLPFLSDPFFATKYDDNQNGQKKTGSAAFTSSECYSFDSLVEEKFARKFNEVVGETSGWKLVREPDPLIVANGKAFIPDFMFEKYGNRVYLEIVGFWTPDYLERKLQKVRQIMKANSDDSSNNNHHYNTRKNTTTVVDLFIAINEELAGSRISSSSSSFATFSSTVPMDRLIFYKNDSVPIRPILDYLKAVDKEMIDRKTRDPSLRIEVDRSKDIISLKDLAQKYDLPIEVVSKIVSRDYSDQYISVGGGGQQQQHHYLISKAKAKKLELLLKEVKAFTDACQILSENAIPEACHAELVDKLGYDVIWRNMDVSSAVIEKKKNDITA, via the coding sequence ATGTTAGCGTCTCCATTACTTAGGGTTGCAGTAAGAAAGGGCATGATTATGCCTTTGTTTTGTACTCGAAGCGACGAATTAGAATTAGCTCAGTCATTGGTTAAAGAATTCCAAGAATCATGTAGAGCACATGAAAGAAAATTCGAGCTCTATAACAGAATATCTGCCATAGAGTCAAGTCATAATGATTACAAACTCATAAGAGGATTTTGTGCCCTTCTTGAGAGAAGATGCGTCTTCAATAATGCCTATTGTTCTGCCCGTCATATCACCAATAACACCACTAATAACGAGCCAGCACCCTCAGGTGATGGTGCCGGCACAACTACAATAGCTATAGATCCTATTGATGTCAGAAGAATGTTGTTTGAAGAATCGTCGAAGAAAGGATTTGCATTAACAGATCTTGAAAGAAATAGCATAATCAATTCCATATCGGAAAAGCTGCATATCTCTCCAGATGATGTCATAAGGGTAATGTGGAGTGACTTGGATGATAACCTGATCTTTGAACATTTTGCTGATATTGACGCTAAAACTTTGGTTGGTTGGTACAACCTATCTCTTATGCAAACACTGCTCTTTAATGCAACAAAAATGGAGTTTCAAATTTCAGGAGGAACGAACTGGAAACGCATATTGAGAAATGTAAAGAGGCTAGGGCTGATGTATTATCTAGAGAACCGCAGTCAACGGCATAATGAAGGTAACGAAAATGATATTGCTAGCACAAGCTCCTTGGTTTGCTCCCTTGAGGGCCCGCTCAGCCTCTTCAAGCTGACTGATAGGTACGGAACGTCACTTGCCAAGTTACTTCCCTCTATAGTACTTGCAAAAGGAGATGTCGATTGGCAAATAGATGCATGGATTTTGAGAAAAACAATGATGATGCAAGGAAAGAAACTGTATCAGTTCAAAATATCTAATTCAGAAACTCTTCCATTTTTATCGGATCCATTTTTTGCTACTAAATATGATGACAATCAAAATGGACAGAAGAAGACTGGATCAGCAGCTTTCACATCATCTGAATGTTATTCTTTTGATAGCTTGGTAGAGGAAAAGTTTGCTAGAAAATTCAATGAGGTAGTAGGAGAGACGAGCGGTTGGAAATTGGTAAGGGAGCCAGATCCTTTGATCGTTGCCAATGGCAAGGCGTTCATTCCTGATTTTATGTTTGAGAAGTATGGCAACAGAGTATACTTGGAAATTGTTGGATTTTGGACGCCAGATTATTTAGAGAGAAAACTTCAGAAGGTAAGGCAGATTATGAAAGCCAATAGTGATGATAGTAGTAACAATAATCATCACTACAATACAAGAAAAAATACAACAACAGTAGTTGACCTCTTTATAGCGATAAATGAGGAACTTGCTGGATCAAGAATATCTTCTTCTTCATCATCATTTGCAACTTTCTCTTCCACAGTTCCTATGGACAGGTTAATCTTTTACAAAAATGACTCTGTTCCTATAAGGCCAATTCTTGATTATCTAAAGGCAGTGGATAAGGAGATGATCGATAGAAAAACGAGAGACCCTAGCTTAAGAATAGAAGTTGATCGCTCAAAAGATATTATTTCACTCAAAGATCTTGCACAGAAATATGATCTTCCAATTGAGGTAGTGTCTAAAATCGTATCAAGAGATTACAGTGATCAGTATATTAGCGTTGGTGGCGGAGGACAGCAGCAACAACATCACTACCTTATTTCAAAAGCTAAAGCTAAAAAACTGGAATTATTGCTAAAAGAAGTCAAAGCATTTACTGATGCATGCCAGATTCTCTCAGAAAATGCTATTCCTGAAGCCTGTCACGCAGAGCTTGTCGACAAGCTGGGTTATGATGTAATTTGGCGAAATATGGATGTCAGCTCCGCAGTTATCGAAAAGAAGAAGAACGACATAACAGCATGA
- a CDS encoding transposase: MPKTLAMRTHSCNNCGLKIARDYNAAKNIQFRGLEQLGRLDLLLSRGRGNLRL; the protein is encoded by the coding sequence GTGCCTAAAACCTTGGCCATGAGGACACATAGCTGCAACAATTGCGGCCTCAAGATTGCCAGAGATTATAATGCTGCCAAAAACATCCAGTTCAGAGGTCTAGAACAACTAGGGAGGCTAGACTTACTACTATCGCGGGGCCGCGGGAATTTACGCCTGTAG
- a CDS encoding transposase produces the protein MKKHVGIDVDVTKFAYDSDNHEVDNPLHPTKILKPLRRASRRLSRKQKGSKNKEKAKTRLDFRYYMKELETKG, from the coding sequence TTGAAGAAACACGTTGGAATTGATGTTGACGTAACTAAATTTGCATATGACTCGGACAATCATGAAGTAGATAATCCATTGCATCCCACAAAAATCCTCAAACCACTGCGTAGAGCTTCAAGAAGATTGTCCAGAAAGCAGAAAGGTTCAAAGAATAAGGAAAAGGCAAAGACAAGACTGGACTTCAGATACTACATGAAAGAATTAGAAACAAAAGGATGA
- the asd gene encoding aspartate-semialdehyde dehydrogenase, whose product MLKVAVIGATGAVGQEFVIALNRHKWFELTQVAASERSAGKKYIDAIRDPNSGILRWHNREEVPEYVKNMVVSKVDDIKPENFDLIFTALESDDAKIVEPKFAKTTPVISTAAAFRYEQDVPILIPGINDNHAELLNLQRKNRGWKGFVAPLPNCTTTGMAITLKPILDRFGIEKVFMTSMQALSGAGRSPGVIALDIMDNVIPYIPKEEEKVQVETKKILGAMNNGSIAPAPLKVSCTCTRVPVLDGHTESVFVETEQTADAEEVKKEMLKFSKNVSIKDLPTAPKDYIVVHDDPTRPQPRIDRELNDGMTTVVGRLRKDTAFDNGIKYVLLSHNEKMGSAKGAVLLAELLKDRNIL is encoded by the coding sequence ATGCTCAAGGTAGCAGTCATTGGAGCCACGGGTGCAGTGGGCCAAGAATTCGTCATAGCCCTCAACAGGCACAAGTGGTTTGAACTGACGCAGGTAGCCGCCTCTGAAAGGTCGGCTGGCAAGAAATACATAGACGCCATCCGCGACCCCAACTCTGGCATTTTGCGCTGGCACAATAGGGAAGAAGTACCCGAGTACGTCAAGAACATGGTCGTCAGCAAAGTAGACGACATCAAGCCGGAGAATTTCGATCTAATATTTACCGCGCTCGAATCAGATGATGCCAAGATAGTCGAGCCGAAATTTGCCAAGACCACGCCGGTGATCAGCACCGCCGCCGCGTTCCGCTACGAGCAAGATGTCCCGATACTGATACCGGGAATTAACGACAACCACGCCGAACTGCTGAACCTACAGAGAAAGAACCGCGGATGGAAAGGGTTCGTTGCGCCGCTGCCAAACTGCACTACTACCGGCATGGCCATCACGCTCAAGCCAATACTTGACAGGTTTGGCATTGAAAAGGTGTTCATGACTTCTATGCAGGCGCTCTCTGGCGCAGGAAGGTCGCCAGGTGTTATCGCTCTGGATATCATGGACAATGTTATTCCATACATCCCAAAGGAAGAGGAAAAGGTGCAGGTTGAGACGAAAAAGATTCTGGGCGCAATGAACAACGGCTCTATCGCACCGGCGCCACTCAAAGTAAGCTGCACATGCACGAGGGTCCCCGTTCTGGACGGCCACACCGAGTCTGTATTTGTAGAAACAGAGCAGACAGCAGATGCAGAAGAGGTCAAGAAGGAGATGCTGAAATTTTCAAAGAATGTATCGATCAAGGACTTGCCGACCGCGCCAAAGGACTATATCGTGGTGCACGACGACCCAACGCGCCCGCAGCCAAGGATCGACAGGGAATTGAACGACGGCATGACCACGGTAGTGGGAAGGCTACGTAAGGACACGGCATTTGACAACGGTATAAAGTACGTCCTCCTGTCGCACAATGAAAAGATGGGATCGGCAAAGGGTGCAGTCCTGCTTGCCGAGCTCTTGAAGGATCGCAACATCCTCTAA